In the genome of Syntrophales bacterium, one region contains:
- a CDS encoding polysaccharide biosynthesis tyrosine autokinase, which translates to MAKYDLNLRDYWRVLRKRKFIIVFTTVALGVFSLLLSILAQPVYLYQATASVKVEQSGSVTGLYLQTVSWSQTDYMQTQSAIIKSYYVMETAAKRLGLIPPDLPSEEVRANKKYQSVILDLRKNLETEQEGYSNIINILATSQDPVFAQRAANTIAQVYKEHHVLDLNKRTIEAKKFIESQLTTVKERLRNAEEAVRKFREENKLISLSSQTSTMLGQMTALQANYERSLENYKKINNIEKLLERAGDRPLTSNTSYYISEASSLYQSLNNSLVSLMLKRDSLLLIYTENYPEVVEINKQIQEIVVNMKAQLSSQKKILGESIKNLEKNIDEMDKQIKVLPEKGLQLARLEQTVGVNKEVYIFLEKKYQEVLIKEAEKIEEVQIVRPALEPTEPINPPKTMATGAVGTLIGLILGMVFAFVVETFDTSIAAIEEVEEITGVNVLGIIPHVSIQEIKETLLKDKESPDEMDDKTAERYSRIVSHFAPKSTLAESYRALRTNLTFVGLESNLKTIVFTSSSPREGKTTIVANLAVTMAQAGNKTLLIDGDMRKPMIANVFGIDQVPGLSDIILGNYSLEDTVRGITDIMTGKISMEDIIKTPGMDNLYIVTSGTLPPNPAEMAGSKRITELIEQVKSEYDIVLMDAPPLLSATDAAIYGSMVDGVVIVYRVGIIGRAVLKRAKAQLDNVRAKVIGIVLNGLKAEVSPDFTRQDYYNYYYYGEGKGEGRQKESFWDKLLSIPGRMSEWLPRKK; encoded by the coding sequence ATGGCAAAATATGATTTGAACCTCAGAGATTACTGGCGTGTTCTCAGAAAGAGAAAGTTTATTATCGTCTTTACCACGGTTGCTTTGGGGGTTTTCAGTTTATTGCTTTCGATTCTGGCACAGCCTGTCTATTTGTATCAGGCAACTGCCAGCGTAAAGGTTGAGCAAAGCGGTTCCGTCACGGGGCTTTACCTCCAGACAGTTTCCTGGTCTCAGACGGATTATATGCAGACCCAGTCTGCCATAATAAAAAGCTATTATGTTATGGAAACGGCTGCAAAGAGACTCGGCCTTATACCCCCTGATCTTCCATCCGAAGAAGTGCGTGCTAATAAAAAGTATCAAAGTGTCATACTGGATCTGAGAAAAAATTTAGAGACGGAACAGGAAGGTTACAGCAATATCATAAATATACTGGCCACCTCGCAAGACCCAGTGTTTGCCCAGCGGGCAGCCAATACCATAGCCCAGGTTTACAAGGAACATCATGTCCTCGATCTTAACAAGAGAACAATTGAAGCGAAAAAGTTTATCGAGAGCCAGTTGACGACCGTCAAAGAGAGATTGAGAAATGCCGAAGAAGCAGTCAGGAAGTTCAGGGAAGAGAACAAACTGATTTCATTGAGTTCTCAAACCTCCACCATGCTGGGTCAGATGACAGCATTACAGGCAAATTATGAAAGGTCGTTGGAAAACTATAAAAAGATAAACAATATAGAAAAACTGCTTGAAAGGGCAGGGGACAGGCCACTGACTTCAAATACCAGTTACTATATTAGTGAGGCATCGAGTCTTTACCAAAGTCTCAATAACAGTCTCGTCAGCCTCATGTTGAAGAGGGATTCTCTGCTTCTCATATACACGGAGAATTATCCTGAGGTTGTAGAGATTAACAAGCAGATCCAAGAAATAGTGGTGAATATGAAAGCCCAGCTTTCCTCCCAGAAAAAGATCCTTGGAGAGAGCATAAAGAATCTGGAAAAGAACATTGATGAGATGGATAAGCAGATTAAGGTGCTGCCGGAGAAAGGATTGCAGCTGGCAAGGTTGGAACAAACGGTGGGTGTCAACAAGGAAGTTTATATCTTTTTAGAAAAGAAATATCAGGAAGTGCTTATAAAAGAGGCTGAAAAGATAGAAGAAGTACAGATAGTAAGGCCTGCCTTAGAACCGACCGAACCGATAAATCCGCCAAAAACAATGGCAACCGGTGCTGTTGGGACCCTTATCGGATTAATCCTGGGCATGGTCTTTGCCTTTGTGGTAGAGACTTTTGATACCTCTATAGCTGCCATCGAAGAGGTTGAAGAGATTACAGGTGTTAATGTTCTGGGGATTATCCCTCATGTCAGTATCCAGGAAATCAAGGAAACACTCCTCAAGGACAAGGAAAGTCCTGATGAGATGGATGACAAAACTGCAGAGAGGTATTCGAGGATCGTATCACATTTTGCGCCAAAATCGACGCTGGCGGAAAGTTACAGGGCACTCAGAACGAATTTGACCTTTGTCGGCCTGGAGAGTAATTTAAAGACTATTGTCTTTACCAGTTCTTCTCCCAGGGAAGGTAAAACTACGATAGTGGCCAATCTTGCTGTTACCATGGCTCAAGCCGGCAATAAAACCCTTCTTATTGACGGAGATATGAGAAAACCTATGATTGCCAATGTGTTTGGCATTGATCAGGTGCCTGGTCTGTCGGATATAATACTCGGAAACTATTCACTGGAAGATACGGTAAGGGGCATTACGGATATCATGACGGGGAAAATAAGTATGGAAGATATTATAAAAACCCCCGGAATGGATAACCTATACATTGTGACGAGCGGAACTTTGCCCCCTAATCCCGCTGAAATGGCCGGTTCTAAAAGAATTACAGAACTGATTGAACAGGTAAAATCCGAGTATGACATCGTTTTAATGGATGCCCCGCCGCTTCTTTCCGCAACCGATGCCGCTATTTATGGTTCCATGGTGGATGGTGTGGTTATCGTGTATCGTGTGGGAATAATTGGCCGGGCTGTACTGAAAAGGGCTAAAGCACAGCTCGATAATGTCAGGGCAAAGGTCATTGGTATTGTTCTTAACGGCCTGAAAGCGGAGGTAAGTCCTGATTTTACCCGTCAGGATTATTACAATTATTACTATTACGGTGAAGGAAAAGGCGAGGGAAGGCAGAAAGAATCATTTTGGGATAAATTACTGTCGATTCCTGGCCGCATGTCCGAATGGCTCCCAAGAAAGAAATAG